Proteins co-encoded in one Callospermophilus lateralis isolate mCalLat2 chromosome 2, mCalLat2.hap1, whole genome shotgun sequence genomic window:
- the Cd82 gene encoding CD82 antigen has protein sequence MGAACIKVTKYFLFLFNLLFFILGAVILGFGVWILADRSSFVSVLQTSSGLLRTGAFVCVGVGVVTMLTGFLGCLGAVNEVRCLLGLYFAFLLLMLVAQVAAGTLFYFNVGQLKQEMGDVVGKLIRTYNASGQDSLQEAWDYVQAQVKCCGWVDFHNWTDNADLMNRTELTFPCSCQATGDEDDPLSQKKGFCQAPANSTASSPQGRNDPELWPVHKEGCMERVQAWLQENLAIILGVCLGVAVIELLGMLLSICLCRHIHSEDYSKVPKY, from the exons ATGGGGGCGGCCTGCATCAAAGTCACCAAgtacttcctcttcctcttcaacCTGCTGTTCTTC ATCCTGGGCGCGGTCATCCTGGGCTTCGGGGTGTGGATCCTGGCCGACAGGAGCAGCTTCGTCTCAGTCCTGC aAACCTCCTCCGGCCTCCTCAGGACGGGCGCCTTCGTCTGCGTGGGCGTGGGGGTGGTCACCATGCTCACGGGCTTCCTGGGCTGCCTGGGTGCTGTCAACGAGGTCCGCTGCCTGCTGGGGCTG TACTTTGCCTTCCTCCTCCTGATGCTCGTCGCCCAGGTGGCCGCCGGGACCCTCTTCTACTTCAACGTGGGCCAG CTGAAGCAGGAGATGGGCGACGTGGTGGGGAAGCTCATCCGGACCTACAACGCCAGCGGCCAGGACAGCCTGCAGGAGGCCTGGGACTACGTGCAGGCGCAG GTGAAGTGCTGCGGCTGGGTCGACTTCCACAACTGGACGGACAACGCGGATCTCATGAACCGCACCGAGCTCACCTTCCCCTGCTCCTGCCAGGCCACCGGGGACGAGGATGACCCCTTGTCCCAGAAGAAGGGCTTCTGCCAGGCGCCGGCCAACAGCACGGCCAGCAGCCCCCAGGGCCGCAACGACCCCGAGCTCTGGCCTGTGCACAAGGAG GGCTGCATGGAGAGGGTGCAGGCGTGGCTGCAGGAGAACCTGGCCATCATCCTGGGCGTGTGCTTGGGCGTGGCTGTCATCGAG CTCCTGGGGATGCTGCTGTCCATCTGTCTGTGCCGGCACATCCATTCTGAAGACTACAGCAAGGTCCCCAAGTATTGA